A segment of the Lycium ferocissimum isolate CSIRO_LF1 unplaced genomic scaffold, AGI_CSIRO_Lferr_CH_V1 ctg10601, whole genome shotgun sequence genome:
gggcaagcagACTCTGGAGGATATGTTGCGTGCTTGTGCAATTgattttggaggaagttggAATGAACACCTACCTTTAGTGGAATTCtcttacaacaatagttatcaagcgagtattcagatggctcctaatgaggctctttatgggaggcattgcagatctccaattgggtggtttaaACCCACCAAAGTAGAATTATTGGGTCCTGATTCAGTTCATGAGGCGATTGAAAAGGCAAATCTTATTGTGCAATGACTTAAGACCggctcagagtagacaaaagTCTTAGACGGACATGAGGCATAGAGAATTGGAATTTGTTGTTGTTAACAAGGTTTTCTTGAAACTGTCACCTATGAACGGGGTAATGCGTTTTGGCagaaaggggaagcttagtcctcgctacattagtccttatgagattactAGAAGAGTTGGgaaggtagcttatgagttgagaTTACCGGCTGAGATATTCATGGTTCATCCGGTGTTTCACATTTTGATATTGAGGTTGTATAAACCTGACCCTTCTCATGTGTTGAACTGTGAAGAGGTTGAGATGGATGAGTccttgtcttatgaagaagaaccGGTTCAGATTTTGGATCgccaagttagaaggttgagaacaAAGGATGTTGCGTCGGTTAAAGTGTTGTGGCAAAATCATAATACCGAGGAAGCTACTTGCAAATCGGAAGAGAacatgaagaagagatatcCTCAATTGTTCCCTATTTTAGGTATGAGTTAAGTTTTAAGCTATTCGTTCGCAAGGTGATTGATTGTGTGGTTAAAATTGGTGGTGGTTAATAACCTTCCTAGAATACGAttctcattcgaggacgaatgatcttaaaggggggataatgtaacaccctGTAAACTTAAAACTAGGTGTGAacatgtaaaaatctagtgttaagatgatgttatatctatatgaatccattcttgatgaattcgggtggaagatggtcgttttgaagtcaaaccaacttgtgaagttcttaagggctcttaagttcgcctaagttttggttggTCTCTCTTCTAGGcgattttcataaaaatttgtGGCGAATTTGGagaaacttccttgatgaaagttgtagatctttgaaatagatttccaatgGTAGGTAGCCCAGCTCAAGCAAAGTTACGTACAGAAGGTTATGGCCGTTTTACTAAAGCCTGTCTTTGCTGGAAATTTGGCCAGTGTTACGGTGAgacgttacggaccgtaacaagTGTTACAGCCCGTAACATGCAACTGTAACACCTTAAAAATCACCAGAACTCTCTGGAAATTTCAACTAAAGGACGGTCCGTCCTTCGGGGGCGTCCTTTGGCCCGTTTTCaccagaaaaatataaataagacaCTTGTTTTGTTTATTCCTCCACTTTCTAAacaaccctaaggacgaaaatcattcctccaagtcttcaaatcaaaggtaagaacatcCTTAACATTACTGattcattctaacatcaaacccatgattcttaatgtcacaccccgactttactagggtgtgatgggcacccgaccccacgtttggagccgagcgaacccgctgactctcgttacaTATCAAATCTTCCAAAAATTCTTACGTCAACAAGTAATAGAAAACGTAGACAAGcctccagatttttttttttttgaaacataaaacAACAGGACGTGTTGGCTGATGAAGCCGCTGTCCGAACTGACATACTACActcatgactctgtctgcaaagtctctaacttcaatccAGAGATCCTAGCATataaactcgactcggcggactCCAAGAACAAGTGGGGCTCGCTAACTCCGCTAGAACGTCTTCTATCCCGGCTTCGtccatccgggtgtaccgcgcggcatgaacgcagcccccgaagaagaagGGTCGCACGAGCattataccgagtatgtaaggcatgaatagtaacatagtaaaaaGCGTACTCACGAGTAATAACGAATGCGGAATGGgccgtagaacatatcatgtccGTAAAAAGTAGTCTCGACATCCGAGTGCCTCTtaaaggcggagtcatgcatgcttctTCGTTACTCTAATATGCATCCATAGCTCGTccgaatcacataacatcattagcccgcgtccggggtaaacctTCATAGCCGCCGCTAGTGGGGATCgtgcccggccaaataggcgGTGTAATCATACGCCACCCACTACTcttaccgtagtggtggtcgtgcccggccctctaggccagtgtaatcatacgccgcccactacgcttaccgtagtggtggtcgtgcccgaCCCTCTAGGCCAGTGTGGTTATGTGCTGCCCACTACGTTTaccgtagtggtggtcatgtcccgCCCTCTAGGCCGTTGTAACAtccatcataagcatgcattggagcccaatcaaaaattataactttatcggagttacgtaaggtcggaaacctccgattacattatggattaatcaTCATGATTTGTCTCACCTCAAGGGActattaatataaggcgagactatcaatggagagtaacatcgtgaggaaacataaaacaggatcataagacATCGTTCGTATAATTGGAATctttaaattagtcattatccaTAGATAGAGTGAAGGaatcaagaaataacttaacattttcatattgtcaTATTCACGGTAGAACCATATCCtcgacatagtcatcatagacatttacTCATATTCAACAtcgtcgttgtcattgtaaaatcatattcgtcgttttaatcgtaaaaactttcaaaatcataaaacttggtttttggagaaaatgaatattttggtaaacatttgtaaacctttaggaaggaaatcatgttttaaaaccattacttctagcttttgaaaatgaaatccTTATGGAAACGTTTAACACATCTCACATATGagtcatgccaagaaagagaagggacgagccttaacatacctgtgccgcgccttactagctacgcttattcttccaaacttgttgccgctagtctacattcaagacgattgacacaatcattagattcattaccgcgtacttgtcttaacctttcaaatacatttacttgttaTCTGCGAAATTTCGAAAGATTTTTCTcagtaaatacaccatcccgagattccaactcggcttattttaatcaacaacaatcggaattcaacccggccaagctatcaacaataccaacacttattgtagcaacacttcaatatccaatccaatccaatttaattcaattcaattcaattcacatatcCTTCCATCAACTCAAACGacatactactttatccgaaaccttcaatttcaacaacaaccatacatttcattatcatgcaCATTCGTTGGCTTCAACAACACTTTCATTTTACgtcacatattccataacaacaacaactagaatatcaatttacatcaatttaccatagcTTACAATCTTCCTACCCATgtctcacttcaaatcattatattttcattcaacatcatagaattcactacaacaacaactaaaatactaaatggAATCAAGTACCATAACTTGCTAACCACTTtcacattcggccaccacaactacaaacataatttttccatgaattttccatctttacacatcacaacaacaacacaatatgctatataaaattcattcattatttcccatgcaatacaacacaacacaacaccttaCATAAAATTGGTCCATTCTCTCTACACTAcatcacacatgcacggccaaccctTGTAACACACACATTTCATGAACTTCTTCCATTTCTTGGCATCACAATAACAagaaacatactacataaaattaactcaacaTCTTTACACACTATAAtacacatattcggccatacCACAAATGTCCAtgcttcatgaatttcattcatttcttcactctacaataCTTCACGACATGCATAGGCCATCCGTAACATATGAAAGAGAGTGTTagaccttaccttttcctcttaattcttcaacttccccACATAGCTAAGGTTATGAACTTGCAAGAATAGGTGTTTCTCTTGCCCCAACAAGTACTTCACTTTgctaaggaccttccaattagtaggaaaataatttttgaattttttttctcaaggttctctttttcttcaagCTTGGCCGTATGCCTACTATAttcctctttttcttgttttctttctttcttttcttcaattgtcttcaactaaaagatgacctctctctcatataaatatatatctagACTTTTCAAGCATGTGAAAGGCACATgctcctttttcttcatttttttttttctagagttctcttccattttcttgacttttctcaaAACTAACTTAAAGAAGACTAAGTAGCTTCTTGTATAAGCTTTAGTCCACACacttacacatatatacaattagTCCCCATGAAAATTGTAGGCATATACTTaggtaccacacggccaagccctTTAAGAATCTCCAagaaatttttgtgaaattcccattttgcccctagacttacacattatttccataaaccattttgcgaattttcctttttgcccttagcctttcccaatatttccgtACTAATAATACTCGTAAACAATATCCATAACCCACTTACACATTGAAATTGTTGGGGAAATAGTCTTACTTTCTAACATTCCACGACTATCTCGAAATGTCCgaacatacaaagtacgggctataacacttaacatgattcttgtgaccaaaacctagggtttgcaacataattcttcccaaaatgattcaagctagggtttgggtgttctttattagaaaactaaattgttaaaccttgtttaacaaattaaggtatgtctctcttttaaaaacttattttgaatgaaaatcactttttgaaactattgttggaagtataaattttattcaagattctttaatgaatgaaaggaaaagtaatcttttcgTGTTTtttgaactctaattcatgtctaaatgatgattaatatgtgtgaggggacaaacccacattaaacctagattgtaacaaaccctatatatgtataagatattatgaatgttttcctctatgagagatgcttaataatgatggttaagagTTGATAATGACATTCTCATTGATGAATTGGGACACGGAAATATTTGTAAAGAATTTGtacgttttcaaaacattgactggaatgacttattctttcgatatggcataatgaactttaatgttattgatggtgtgactactttgagacaatttgtgaatcggcttctatgccatggattttgttgttgtgtttgccttgctattcgggaggaagagtagccactatggatcctagtgtattaattgccttgctattcggCGGGAAGAGTAGCCACTttcgggttcgctacctggggtgtattaatggccttgctattcgggaggaagagtagccaccgtgAATCCATATTCCGGTGTATTGCGCagcgttgttgatattgagttggGCATATATGGGCCATTGTGATATCCATCTTTTTTATGGAATTGATATTTATGCCTGATTGACTTAAAGCATAATTGAAACTAGGATTTTGAAACGGCTCTgtaaactgtttaacaaatCATATTAAGAAGCACAAAGTTGAATAACTgttttatactatcttttcagaactaatttctttatgtattattataatttattttcatattacttattgtcctcgaggcactcactgagtatgaAGCACTTAGACATACCATTGTTGtctttgatggtatgttaggtaatggAGAAGAGCCGGTTGTTGATACTCCgggcgtttaggaaggacttgttgttgctgctgatttggtgagcccacacattcattcgtgggacaccctatttatttaatttcatttatttatattagtttccgGGCTGCGTCCTGATGAATTAGGCATTTATTCTTTATTCctagaagctccttagtatacattcgaatgtgggtagaagaagagttgttgtgTAACTCTTTTGGGCACGTTgtcatgttttggttgaattatttaaattataaagactttcGCTGATCTAATTTGTAttttcatgatttgttacatttattttataaactgttggaggcgaatattgaacctggcgggttcaagtgttattattgtgtcgtttaggttcttTCGATGTTGTTCACGACGTCGGATGCCGATCAAGTCTAGGGTggttttggggcatgacagGGAACACTATCGATGCTACCTACCCCTGGGCCGTCATAGTTGTTTGCATACTTGATGACGTTCCGGTGAACGTGGGTGGGTAGGTGATTTTGGAATGGAAGGATTTTTTGAGAAAGTCGGGGCCAGGCATGGTGTTTCCCTCTCTCATTACTTTCTTATGCGAGAGAGCcaatgttctaaagagggacGAGGCTGCTTGGATTAATTCGGACATCGATTTCAACCCGTTGAGGGTAAAGGGAAAGGGTTCGGTGGTCCAAAGTAAGAAGAGAAAGCTCGATGAGGATGCTGGGGCAGTGTAGGCCATGTAGAAGGAGCGGATAAGGCTGGTGCTTCACAAATTCAGGGCCCTTTTGAGCGGTTGGAGTCCGGGATGGAAACGATGAAGGATCTCTTGCTTGGGTTATCCTGGCCTTCCATGGAGGCCGGCTCGTCAAGTGCTGGTACTGGTTGCTTCACCCCAGACAAGGTAACGGGGTACATAAAGACATAAACAGAGATAAAGACCTCGGTGGACACTTTACAGAGCATCTACACCACTATGGCTCAGGCCCATGGTGAGCTTCGAGCATATTTCgataaggagaagaagaagagcaaaTCTAGGGACAAGCTGTTTGTCAAGATATGGAAGGGCTTCAAGAGATTGATCAAGCTGATGAACCCGAAGGCGAAGCTCTCAATAGTGGCCAAGGATGACTCTTGAGGGTGGTAGTGGAGATGCTAGCAGTTTTGATTATgagactgtcacgacccagccccgtaggccgtgactagtgcccgagctgggcactcgtacccacctatcgaTTATAATCAGATTACAGcaaacatgataagaacttgtACGTATAGAAGGGCAcgacatcgcgcacacatatatacacatatatcatatatgtacAGAACACATACACAACCgtacagtgctacccacaacccacacttatgtctacaggcctctaactgTAATAACAGA
Coding sequences within it:
- the LOC132041544 gene encoding uncharacterized protein LOC132041544; translation: MRHRELEFVVVNKVFLKLSPMNGVMRFGRKGKLSPRYISPYEITRRVGKVAYELRLPAEIFMVHPVFHILILRLYKPDPSHVLNCEEVEMDESLSYEEEPVQILDRQVRRLRTKDVASVKVLWQNHNTEEATCKSEENMKKRYPQLFPILGMS